The following are encoded together in the uncultured Desulfobacter sp. genome:
- a CDS encoding IS1 family transposase, protein MNNIKTPISKVASALRLRGEGLGLRATGRVLRSNKSTIALWENRFADQKATLLLYGFCHEFISLTFEGDELYTIVGKRTMPSESEGWTAVIMERASRFIVDQRCGKKDTSLFKSVMKTVCGYIDHTDDLSFFSDGERRYGNMLFELCSEVFQTGKKGRPPRVLPKGVKVRVKNKGAQKHKKGRKRPKYQAPQREHLDTDQNLKESEIHANHLEAQNAAIRRKNSTFRRKTNTYAKTVKGLQRTLDVHQIIHNYVRPHWTTREVPAVALGILAKPLSLEGILSMQRAA, encoded by the coding sequence ATGAATAATATTAAAACGCCAATCAGCAAGGTTGCATCTGCATTGAGACTTCGCGGTGAAGGCCTTGGGCTTCGAGCAACCGGCAGGGTATTGAGATCAAACAAAAGTACCATTGCACTATGGGAAAATAGATTTGCCGACCAGAAAGCCACATTGTTGCTATATGGTTTTTGTCATGAATTTATATCCCTGACATTTGAAGGAGATGAGCTCTACACCATTGTCGGTAAACGAACAATGCCATCGGAATCCGAAGGCTGGACAGCGGTCATTATGGAAAGAGCCAGTCGATTTATTGTCGACCAACGATGTGGGAAAAAAGATACATCATTATTCAAATCAGTTATGAAAACCGTATGCGGGTATATCGATCATACAGATGATTTATCGTTTTTTTCAGATGGTGAAAGACGATATGGTAATATGCTTTTCGAATTATGTTCCGAGGTTTTTCAAACCGGCAAAAAGGGGCGTCCTCCCAGAGTTCTTCCTAAAGGAGTCAAAGTTCGTGTTAAAAACAAAGGGGCTCAAAAACACAAAAAAGGCCGTAAACGCCCAAAATACCAAGCTCCACAGCGAGAACATCTTGATACGGATCAAAATTTAAAGGAATCCGAAATCCATGCCAACCACCTTGAGGCTCAAAACGCTGCAATCAGGCGAAAGAATAGTACTTTCAGGAGGAAAACAAACACTTATGCAAAAACGGTAAAGGGCTTACAAAGAACACTGGATGTTCATCAAATAATTCACAACTATGTCCGTCCGCATTGGACGACAAGAGAGGTCCCCGCTGTTGCTTTGGGAATATTAGCAAAACCGCTTTCTCTCGAAGGTATCTTATCCATGCAGAGAGCGGCATAA
- a CDS encoding ZIP family metal transporter — protein MIDFLQQFSPVTQALFATLFTWGVTAAGAALVFITKTINQKFMDSTLGFAAGVMIAASFWSLLSPGIEMAEQLGQTPWLSAVIGFMGGGIFMRLIDKFLPHLHPGLATNKAEGVKTSWQRSTLLVLAITLHNIPEGLAVGVAFGAVGAGLPSATIGGAIALAIGIGLQNFPEGTAVSMPLRREGLPKGKSFFMGQASGIVEPIAGVFGALFVMKMQSILPYALCFAAGAMIFVVVEELIPESQRKYENIDTVTMATMIGFSVMMILDVALG, from the coding sequence ATGATTGATTTCTTACAACAATTCAGCCCAGTAACTCAAGCGCTCTTTGCAACTCTATTCACATGGGGAGTGACTGCCGCAGGTGCAGCATTAGTGTTCATTACAAAAACAATAAACCAAAAATTTATGGATTCGACGTTAGGTTTTGCCGCAGGAGTTATGATTGCTGCAAGTTTCTGGTCCCTTTTGTCGCCAGGAATAGAGATGGCGGAACAATTGGGACAGACCCCATGGTTAAGTGCGGTCATTGGATTCATGGGAGGCGGCATTTTCATGAGGCTCATCGATAAATTTTTACCACACCTTCATCCAGGATTGGCAACTAACAAAGCTGAAGGTGTAAAAACATCCTGGCAAAGAAGTACACTTCTTGTGCTGGCCATAACTCTTCACAATATTCCTGAAGGACTGGCGGTTGGTGTTGCTTTTGGAGCTGTGGGGGCTGGCCTTCCCTCTGCAACTATTGGCGGTGCCATTGCACTGGCAATCGGCATAGGCCTTCAAAATTTTCCGGAAGGAACCGCTGTCTCTATGCCGTTAAGAAGGGAAGGTTTGCCTAAAGGGAAAAGTTTTTTCATGGGACAAGCATCCGGGATAGTGGAACCCATAGCCGGGGTGTTTGGTGCATTGTTCGTGATGAAGATGCAAAGTATTTTGCCCTATGCCTTGTGTTTTGCAGCAGGAGCAATGATTTTTGTTGTTGTGGAAGAACTCATTCCGGAATCTCAACGAAAGTATGAGAACATTGATACTGTAACAATGGCAACAATGATAGGTTTCTCAGTCATGATGATCCTCGATGTCGCTTTAGGATAA
- a CDS encoding cation diffusion facilitator family transporter — MEPGIDKTTDTHQIFKIAGLAFLLNLILTLVKVPLAIFTGSLAITASAIDSGTDAVASLVIYGGVMLSTRKTRSFPLGLYKLENVASVTISLFIFIAGYEIVKQIFSSSDSLVQITPISIYLLIGSSLSILVFGQYALHIGKKTGSPVLIAEGRHRQVDVLSSIVVLVSVLCSYFDLQSDIMGISIDRLGAALILLFIAKAGGELLSDGMRVLLDASIDFPTLEKIRSLIRQEPTVDEIKSLIGRNAGRYRFIQAAITLNISDLEEAHKISEVIENRILTRIPNIEQITIHYEPKIRTHDIWALPLSDKSGYISAHFGEAPYFAILHLRKDNHTMDSKKIMENPHCTSSTAKGLRVAEWLVDKKITHAGIKEDVSHKGPGYVLSSAGIKIRQISSKTLSDVLREIIIPENIVTGQEKSDILSDSYQITTNSPPEGQ, encoded by the coding sequence ATGGAACCCGGCATTGACAAAACCACGGATACTCATCAGATATTCAAAATTGCAGGCCTGGCCTTTTTATTGAACCTGATTTTGACGCTTGTAAAGGTGCCGCTTGCTATTTTTACCGGAAGCTTAGCCATCACAGCCAGTGCCATTGATTCCGGAACAGATGCCGTGGCATCTTTGGTCATTTATGGTGGCGTCATGCTCTCCACCCGCAAAACCCGTTCCTTTCCCCTCGGGCTTTACAAACTTGAAAATGTAGCGTCTGTAACCATTTCCCTTTTTATTTTTATTGCCGGATATGAAATCGTTAAACAGATTTTCTCTTCGAGTGACAGCCTTGTGCAAATCACGCCAATTTCCATCTATCTTTTGATCGGAAGTAGCCTTTCAATATTAGTATTTGGACAATATGCTCTCCACATAGGAAAGAAAACCGGATCGCCGGTCCTGATTGCTGAAGGACGCCATCGCCAGGTGGATGTTCTGTCATCCATTGTGGTCCTGGTATCTGTCCTGTGCAGCTATTTTGATCTGCAGAGCGACATTATGGGAATCTCCATTGACCGGCTTGGGGCAGCATTGATTCTTCTTTTTATTGCAAAAGCCGGAGGAGAGCTTTTGTCTGACGGCATGCGGGTCCTTCTGGATGCATCTATTGATTTTCCCACCCTGGAAAAAATACGCAGCCTGATCCGCCAAGAACCGACTGTGGATGAGATCAAATCCCTGATCGGACGCAACGCCGGTCGATATCGGTTTATCCAGGCAGCCATCACCTTGAATATCAGCGATCTTGAAGAAGCACACAAAATCAGTGAGGTAATCGAAAACCGGATTTTAACCCGGATTCCAAATATCGAGCAAATAACCATTCATTATGAACCCAAAATTCGGACCCATGATATTTGGGCATTACCCCTGTCAGATAAAAGCGGTTATATCAGCGCACATTTCGGGGAAGCCCCTTATTTTGCCATTCTCCACCTTCGCAAAGATAATCATACCATGGATTCAAAAAAAATCATGGAGAATCCTCATTGCACCTCATCCACGGCAAAGGGACTGCGTGTGGCAGAGTGGCTGGTTGATAAAAAAATCACCCATGCGGGAATCAAAGAGGATGTTTCCCACAAAGGCCCGGGATATGTGCTGTCCAGTGCAGGGATAAAAATCAGGCAAATTTCATCCAAAACCCTGAGTGATGTACTGCGGGAAATAATAATTCCGGAAAATATTGTTACCGGCCAGGAAAAATCTGATATTTTGTCCGATTCCTATCAGATAACAACTAACAGCCCGCCCGAAGGGCAATAA
- a CDS encoding CGGC domain-containing protein, translating into MVDRTNKIGIIICDRYRRCGGGKCFRSLKNREGAFSRYNGMAVEIVGYTSCDGCPGGNIEYVVDEMKANGAQIIHLATGLIVGYPPCPHITYFHDYIQTKYGLEVVYGTHPIPEKYLKMHEKMGTWDSDEWQEIIMPTMNDEKSRIAYN; encoded by the coding sequence ATGGTGGACAGAACAAATAAAATAGGAATCATTATCTGTGACCGTTACCGGAGATGCGGCGGAGGAAAATGTTTTAGATCTCTCAAGAACCGTGAGGGTGCATTCAGCCGATATAACGGGATGGCAGTAGAAATTGTTGGATACACCAGTTGCGACGGCTGCCCGGGAGGCAATATCGAATATGTGGTGGATGAAATGAAAGCAAACGGCGCTCAGATTATTCATCTGGCCACCGGCCTGATTGTAGGCTATCCACCTTGCCCTCACATTACCTATTTTCATGACTATATCCAAACAAAGTACGGCCTTGAAGTTGTGTACGGAACCCACCCCATTCCGGAGAAATACCTGAAAATGCACGAAAAAATGGGGACATGGGACAGCGACGAATGGCAGGAAATCATTATGCCGACCATGAATGATGAAAAAAGCCGCATCGCTTACAACTGA
- a CDS encoding LysE family translocator has protein sequence MKELLLPVSLFALSMCATPGPNNMMLTASGANFGFRRTIPHILGIEFGLLFMFVLNAAGLGLAFKTFPILQSILKIVSVGYLFYLAIRIAFSKPVNISTNTQAKPLSFLEAAAFQLVNPKVLMMALTAMSTFSIAGNHYSLSVSLIIAIFGLVCIPSISLWAGFGVLIGRMLKGRKSHTAFNLLMSGLTAGSVLLIV, from the coding sequence ATGAAAGAATTATTACTGCCGGTTTCTCTATTTGCCCTGTCTATGTGCGCTACACCAGGTCCTAACAATATGATGCTGACTGCCTCTGGTGCGAATTTTGGGTTTCGTCGGACAATTCCCCATATCCTTGGGATAGAGTTTGGTCTACTGTTTATGTTTGTCCTTAATGCAGCAGGGCTCGGTCTGGCTTTTAAGACCTTCCCGATCCTTCAGTCTATACTGAAAATTGTGTCGGTGGGTTATCTTTTTTACCTGGCAATACGCATTGCCTTTTCAAAACCGGTAAATATTTCGACAAACACCCAGGCAAAACCTCTCAGTTTTCTCGAAGCTGCTGCTTTTCAGCTAGTTAACCCGAAAGTATTAATGATGGCACTAACCGCCATGTCAACTTTTTCCATCGCCGGTAATCATTACAGTCTCTCTGTATCTTTGATTATTGCCATCTTCGGGCTTGTCTGTATTCCCTCTATCTCATTGTGGGCAGGCTTTGGCGTGCTGATCGGCAGAATGTTGAAAGGCAGGAAATCGCATACCGCCTTTAATCTGCTGATGAGCGGACTTACCGCAGGATCAGTCTTATTAATTGTTTAA
- a CDS encoding amidohydrolase family protein: MNNTSPTAFISEYKPGEDALVELFNGKFVDVAGGDYFNENVSLLVKGGKIKAMPGLKGQAFSVKSDFTIDLKGKTVMPGLINTHCHTTQTMPSLLPDIKDIKLFKAHAEKQIEKNLAECLSHGITNIRDAWAADLRKAKRLRKRIQNKEIIGPRIMQAVAVGPPGGYLTEKHNRIMKWIRSQMGAPVIDYGLEYSGAIEFDVNATEQQVRDAVNRAIDERGAELIKIGEQKVNMTNFKPDATIMTLDQLSAIADQARKRGLKSTIHHTSVESFRRALKAGVSSLAHIPCDEILTDDDINLFLDQSCFIEPTMSVAYDSSYKIKKDPTFEDFRLTLLTEFRNQAHDNIVKEFWIPEYQAIVKNHHKKASHEKMKIFGILPMKTMFKNFASYCTSGARNFKLLFEEGAQITTSNDGGVPPCTLAMVQHEIRLFDLFLNKSFEKNIFRGVDAVKMATINGAKCMGIENDFGTIEVGKTADLAIFDGNPFEDHSVIGGRVAALFKNGKLVINNCMLHVSQTV; encoded by the coding sequence ATGAATAACACATCTCCCACAGCTTTTATTAGTGAATACAAACCCGGAGAAGATGCCTTGGTTGAGTTATTTAATGGCAAATTTGTGGATGTTGCAGGGGGCGATTATTTTAACGAAAATGTAAGTCTATTGGTAAAAGGCGGAAAGATTAAAGCGATGCCAGGTTTAAAGGGGCAAGCATTCAGCGTAAAATCCGATTTTACCATTGATTTAAAGGGAAAAACAGTAATGCCAGGGTTGATCAATACCCACTGTCATACGACACAAACCATGCCGTCATTACTCCCGGATATCAAGGATATCAAACTCTTTAAAGCCCATGCAGAGAAACAGATTGAAAAAAATCTGGCTGAATGTTTGAGTCACGGAATTACAAATATTAGAGACGCCTGGGCTGCAGATCTTCGGAAAGCCAAGCGCCTTAGAAAAAGAATACAAAACAAAGAAATCATCGGGCCGCGTATCATGCAGGCCGTTGCCGTTGGGCCTCCCGGAGGGTATCTCACTGAAAAACATAACAGGATTATGAAGTGGATAAGATCTCAAATGGGTGCCCCTGTAATCGACTATGGATTAGAGTATAGTGGGGCAATTGAATTTGATGTCAACGCTACGGAACAACAAGTCAGGGATGCTGTGAACAGGGCTATTGATGAACGTGGCGCAGAGCTTATTAAAATTGGCGAGCAAAAAGTAAATATGACCAATTTTAAGCCGGATGCAACCATTATGACCTTGGATCAATTATCGGCAATCGCCGACCAGGCACGAAAACGGGGTCTCAAGTCAACTATCCATCATACCTCAGTCGAGTCCTTTAGACGGGCCTTGAAAGCCGGAGTTTCTTCATTGGCCCATATCCCTTGTGACGAAATTCTTACGGATGACGACATAAATTTGTTCCTGGATCAAAGTTGTTTTATTGAACCTACGATGTCTGTTGCCTATGACAGCAGCTACAAAATAAAAAAGGATCCAACTTTCGAGGATTTCCGTCTGACACTTTTGACCGAGTTTAGGAATCAGGCTCATGATAATATTGTAAAAGAGTTTTGGATACCTGAATATCAAGCAATTGTCAAAAACCATCATAAGAAGGCAAGCCATGAAAAAATGAAGATTTTTGGCATATTACCAATGAAAACCATGTTTAAAAATTTTGCGTCATATTGCACCTCTGGAGCAAGGAATTTCAAATTGTTGTTTGAAGAAGGCGCCCAGATTACTACATCGAATGATGGCGGTGTTCCCCCATGCACTTTGGCAATGGTGCAGCATGAAATTAGATTGTTTGATTTGTTTTTAAACAAATCCTTTGAGAAGAATATTTTCAGAGGGGTAGATGCTGTTAAGATGGCTACAATTAACGGGGCGAAATGCATGGGAATTGAAAATGATTTTGGAACTATTGAAGTTGGAAAAACAGCGGATTTAGCCATCTTTGATGGAAATCCATTCGAAGATCACAGTGTCATTGGGGGGCGAGTTGCCGCACTTTTCAAAAATGGAAAGTTGGTTATAAACAATTGTATGTTACACGTATCTCAAACTGTTTGA
- a CDS encoding glycosyltransferase, with product MRILIVAIGSQGDVNPFIKIGLALQKRAHDVTILSNNYFRDSIQNAGLNFSPVGSIEDFNKMDQPDNASRLVTLGVGDKIRLKNYKSNVVAKKLERLITDKVLQTRCKQIADKLNNIDPLDDICKMIESTVK from the coding sequence ATGAGAATCCTAATCGTTGCGATTGGTAGCCAGGGAGATGTAAATCCATTTATTAAAATCGGTCTTGCACTTCAAAAAAGGGCGCATGATGTTACCATTTTATCAAATAATTATTTTCGAGATTCCATACAAAATGCCGGTTTGAATTTTTCTCCGGTCGGTAGCATTGAAGATTTCAATAAAATGGATCAGCCGGATAATGCATCACGCCTTGTAACGCTTGGTGTCGGTGATAAAATTCGCCTTAAAAATTATAAAAGTAATGTTGTCGCAAAAAAGCTTGAACGATTAATTACAGATAAAGTGCTTCAAACGCGTTGCAAGCAGATCGCTGATAAGTTAAACAATATTGATCCACTGGATGACATCTGCAAAATGATAGAGTCGACGGTGAAATAA
- a CDS encoding AraC family transcriptional regulator, with protein MRYLFLESKAMELIAYKLDQIIQDQHGNVKIPQMSMDDYDRLQKAIEILDNNFENPPGLFDLAKYIGTTHSRLNFCFRKVYHTTAFGYLRQIRLEKAKQLLEKEGLNVTQAAYSVGYSSVPSFSKAFLKYFGMNPTKFVKKIF; from the coding sequence ATGAGGTATTTGTTCCTTGAGAGTAAAGCCATGGAACTAATTGCCTATAAACTTGACCAAATCATTCAAGATCAACATGGAAATGTTAAAATTCCCCAAATGAGCATGGATGACTATGACCGGTTGCAGAAAGCCATTGAGATTTTAGACAATAACTTTGAGAATCCGCCGGGATTGTTTGATCTGGCAAAATATATCGGGACCACACATTCACGCCTTAATTTCTGTTTCAGGAAAGTTTATCACACAACTGCATTCGGCTACCTCAGGCAGATTCGTCTTGAAAAAGCAAAACAATTGCTTGAAAAAGAGGGTTTAAATGTAACACAAGCAGCATACAGTGTAGGATACAGCAGTGTACCATCCTTTTCAAAAGCGTTTTTGAAGTATTTTGGCATGAACCCCACAAAATTTGTAAAAAAAATATTTTAA
- the amrS gene encoding AmmeMemoRadiSam system radical SAM enzyme: METITRREFIIKGAMALPVCLCCPQGLGEAFARTGIFKGDAPKTLWKWSRQAMFFKRLANKKVMCLTCPNACVLSPGDRSLCRSKVNMDGTLYSIAYGNPCVVNIDPVEKKPLYHFKPGSRVFSIAAAGCNFRCLNCQNWEISQARPEDVRHYDMFPDAVIEKTLASTAGAIAYTYSEAITYYEYMADTAAAAKKKNIANFLISNGYIRQEPLKHLCGLIDAANINLKSFSDKIYKDLNGGRLSPVLETFKTLNREKVHFEITNLVIPGYTDDETMFRQMCKWILNELGDTHPLHLLRFVPQYRLDRLEPTPVHTLERFRDIARDIGLNYTYIGNVPGHKANHTYCHSCGRLLVRRMGYRILERNLLNGACRFCTTPIPGVWKDV, encoded by the coding sequence ATGGAAACAATAACCAGACGCGAATTTATCATAAAAGGCGCCATGGCTTTACCGGTCTGCCTGTGCTGCCCGCAGGGACTGGGTGAGGCCTTTGCCCGGACAGGCATTTTCAAAGGAGATGCACCGAAAACATTGTGGAAATGGTCCAGGCAGGCCATGTTTTTCAAACGCCTGGCAAATAAAAAAGTGATGTGCCTGACATGTCCCAACGCCTGTGTCCTCTCTCCGGGTGACCGAAGTCTGTGCCGATCCAAGGTTAACATGGACGGCACACTCTACTCCATCGCCTACGGCAACCCCTGTGTCGTGAATATCGATCCCGTGGAGAAAAAGCCGCTCTATCATTTCAAACCCGGCAGTCGGGTATTCTCCATTGCTGCTGCAGGATGCAACTTTAGGTGCCTGAACTGTCAAAACTGGGAGATTTCACAGGCCAGACCCGAAGATGTCAGGCACTACGATATGTTTCCTGATGCTGTGATTGAAAAAACTTTGGCGTCCACTGCAGGGGCCATCGCCTATACCTATTCTGAAGCCATCACATACTATGAGTACATGGCTGACACCGCAGCCGCCGCAAAAAAAAAGAATATCGCCAATTTTTTAATTTCAAACGGGTATATCCGGCAGGAACCGCTCAAACACCTGTGCGGACTCATTGATGCCGCCAATATCAACTTGAAGTCCTTTTCAGATAAGATCTACAAGGATCTAAACGGGGGGAGACTATCCCCAGTTTTGGAAACATTTAAAACCCTGAACAGGGAAAAAGTGCATTTTGAGATCACCAACCTCGTAATTCCCGGATATACCGATGATGAAACGATGTTCAGGCAGATGTGCAAATGGATCCTGAACGAATTAGGGGATACCCATCCCCTGCATCTTCTCAGATTCGTACCCCAGTACAGGTTAGATCGGCTTGAACCCACCCCGGTTCATACCTTGGAACGGTTTCGGGACATTGCCAGGGATATAGGTCTGAACTACACCTATATCGGCAATGTGCCGGGCCACAAGGCCAACCATACCTATTGCCACTCCTGTGGCCGGCTTCTGGTGCGGCGCATGGGATACCGAATACTGGAGAGGAATCTCCTGAACGGTGCCTGCAGGTTCTGCACAACCCCAATCCCCGGCGTGTGGAAAGATGTCTGA
- a CDS encoding fused MFS/spermidine synthase — protein sequence MKTSVIAVVIATGITSVATQIAVIREFLCLFSGNEFVIAVTLFNWLFLSGCGTLLYRFSCKKFPASAQMLSGCSLVLCFVGIIQIPVVRVFYDRIFLTGQAVGFYQTLIFTGISFAPYCILVGALLPMSLDLEKKQFKGVDSTRIYIADNIGDAFGGAVFSFVLVLVLTPVQAVCAACAPLLFFAFRMNGQKAFRLLYIPLLCIMGLCLASERQTLTGKGTVPSFYKETPYGRVVVTEKEKSFTFFQNNQPLFDTRNTAMAEKTVHYPLSQVKSPEHVLVISAISGIFKEFAKYDLSSIDYVEIDPRVTEALFSYGFLARQDRVRMIHQDARKWLAFTDQMYDAVILNLSDPDTFQVNRFFTRNFFTVVAQHLKPGGVFSFSITGYDNYPSAPLVEIISSMYNTLKTCFGHVLILPGEQLFFLSGNRQKFSLNIPELLREKGVSTRHVQNNFHGDISPERIAFLNEFLDPNAPLNQDFSPVLIRISFKKWFLKFNTSPQIFSLVVGVLLVIWVVAVKGSESVLFFTGFFSMGAEMLILFVFQIFFGYVYVKVGMIVTIFLAGLLPGAYTGGKVSDARAGQWIAAADISLAVLMAAIAGILTWIPAMLNENACFVAAFGFGFFCGFEFPCAAKIQHDRLSVVTRLFAADLAGAAFGVLFFTLVLVPGIGLIKAALVLAAVKLVGLIRFLLWKQ from the coding sequence TTGAAAACTTCGGTCATTGCAGTTGTCATAGCGACCGGTATCACCTCGGTTGCCACCCAGATCGCCGTGATCCGGGAATTTTTATGCCTTTTTTCCGGTAATGAGTTTGTTATTGCCGTCACCTTATTCAACTGGCTGTTTCTCAGCGGCTGCGGCACCCTTTTGTACCGGTTCTCCTGCAAAAAGTTTCCCGCTTCGGCACAGATGCTTTCTGGGTGTTCCCTGGTACTGTGTTTTGTCGGCATTATCCAGATTCCGGTGGTCAGAGTTTTCTATGACCGGATTTTTTTAACCGGCCAGGCTGTGGGGTTCTACCAGACCCTGATTTTTACCGGTATCTCGTTCGCCCCTTACTGCATCCTGGTCGGCGCTCTTTTGCCCATGAGCCTGGATCTGGAAAAAAAGCAGTTTAAAGGGGTCGATTCAACCCGGATTTATATCGCCGACAACATCGGTGACGCCTTTGGTGGTGCTGTTTTTTCATTTGTATTGGTGCTGGTGCTCACCCCGGTCCAGGCGGTCTGCGCCGCCTGTGCGCCGCTGCTCTTTTTCGCCTTCCGGATGAACGGACAAAAAGCGTTTCGCCTGCTCTATATCCCGCTTTTGTGCATCATGGGATTATGCCTGGCATCTGAACGTCAAACCCTTACCGGGAAAGGCACTGTCCCGTCTTTTTACAAGGAGACCCCTTATGGCAGGGTGGTCGTAACCGAAAAAGAGAAAAGCTTTACATTCTTCCAGAACAATCAGCCGCTGTTTGACACCCGGAATACCGCTATGGCAGAAAAAACCGTTCATTATCCCCTGTCACAGGTAAAATCCCCTGAGCATGTACTGGTAATTTCAGCCATTTCCGGCATATTCAAGGAATTTGCCAAGTATGACCTGTCATCCATTGACTATGTAGAGATTGATCCCAGAGTGACCGAAGCGCTGTTTTCATACGGCTTTCTGGCCCGGCAGGACCGGGTCCGGATGATCCATCAGGATGCCAGGAAATGGCTCGCGTTTACAGACCAAATGTATGACGCCGTGATCTTGAATTTGTCAGACCCCGATACATTTCAGGTTAATCGTTTTTTTACCCGGAACTTTTTTACCGTGGTGGCACAGCACCTTAAACCTGGCGGGGTGTTCAGTTTTTCAATAACCGGATACGACAACTATCCTTCAGCCCCTTTGGTGGAAATAATTTCTTCGATGTACAACACGCTCAAAACCTGCTTTGGCCATGTACTGATCCTGCCTGGAGAACAGCTGTTTTTTTTGTCTGGAAACCGTCAAAAGTTCTCTTTAAACATTCCGGAACTGCTCAGGGAAAAAGGTGTGTCCACCCGGCATGTCCAAAACAATTTCCACGGAGATATCTCTCCTGAGCGCATTGCGTTTCTCAACGAATTCCTGGATCCGAACGCACCCTTGAACCAGGATTTTTCCCCGGTACTTATCCGAATCTCGTTCAAAAAGTGGTTTCTTAAATTCAACACATCCCCGCAGATCTTCAGTCTTGTCGTCGGGGTTCTTCTGGTTATCTGGGTTGTGGCCGTAAAAGGATCTGAATCAGTTCTGTTTTTTACCGGCTTTTTTTCCATGGGTGCCGAAATGCTGATTCTTTTCGTTTTCCAGATATTTTTCGGGTATGTGTATGTCAAGGTGGGTATGATCGTTACAATATTCCTTGCAGGCCTGCTGCCGGGCGCATATACTGGCGGCAAGGTGTCAGACGCCCGGGCCGGCCAGTGGATTGCGGCTGCCGATATCAGCCTGGCGGTGCTGATGGCGGCAATTGCAGGCATACTGACATGGATTCCGGCGATGCTCAATGAGAATGCCTGCTTTGTTGCGGCATTCGGGTTCGGTTTCTTTTGTGGCTTTGAATTTCCCTGCGCAGCCAAAATCCAACATGACCGCTTGTCGGTGGTTACCCGGCTTTTTGCGGCCGACCTTGCCGGTGCGGCTTTCGGTGTCCTGTTTTTTACACTGGTCCTGGTGCCGGGCATAGGATTGATAAAGGCAGCGCTTGTCCTTGCCGCCGTCAAGCTTGTCGGACTTATCAGGTTTTTATTATGGAAACAATAA